From Oculatellaceae cyanobacterium, a single genomic window includes:
- a CDS encoding response regulator, with the protein MKGRQPVTILMADDDEDDCLLAKDALAESRLSNDIYFVNDGEELMDYLYQRGNFVDKKKSPRPGLILLDLNMPKKDGREALTEIKNHPHLRQIPVVILTTSQAEHDIFRSYDLGANSFITKPVTFTGLVNVMKSLGQYWFEIVQLPEAGIEDGNGQRSS; encoded by the coding sequence TTGAAGGGGCGACAACCAGTCACCATATTAATGGCGGATGACGATGAGGACGATTGCTTGTTGGCAAAAGATGCCCTAGCCGAAAGTCGATTATCTAACGATATCTACTTTGTCAATGATGGCGAGGAATTAATGGATTATTTGTATCAACGCGGTAATTTTGTTGATAAAAAAAAATCTCCACGTCCAGGGCTAATTCTGCTGGATTTGAATATGCCTAAAAAAGATGGTCGAGAAGCTTTAACAGAAATCAAAAATCACCCACATTTACGGCAAATTCCCGTAGTAATTTTAACAACATCCCAGGCAGAACATGATATTTTTCGTAGTTACGACTTAGGCGCTAACTCTTTCATTACAAAACCTGTAACATTTACAGGTTTAGTCAATGTAATGAAATCATTAGGACAATATTGGTTTGAAATTGTGCAACTGCCCGAAGCAGGAATAGAAGATGGAAATGGACAAAGATCGAGCTAG